A window from Salminus brasiliensis chromosome 7, fSalBra1.hap2, whole genome shotgun sequence encodes these proteins:
- the med8 gene encoding mediator of RNA polymerase II transcription subunit 8, with protein sequence MQQREEKLLEASVESLISRVAHLKNSLQSFIYKLENEYDRLTWPSVLDNFALLSGQLNTVNKLLRNEKTPSYRNQVIIPLLLSPDRDEELAKLTEQRVPVFSHEIVPDHLRTKPDPEVEEQEKQLSTEAARIGPEVAQKQIQTMNKLCSSLLEKLNNPRDDREAETAAMRQNKPSFNPTDTTALVAAVSFGKGLSKCRPPGPVTPGHPGQPMMTGGPTLQQVTIAGNSGHQAGMGASVAQQQSGQPGKMPSSIKTNIKSASGSMHPYNR encoded by the exons ATGCAG CAAAGAGAGGAAAAGCTGTTGGAGGCATCTGTCGAGTCTCTGATTTCTCGTGTTGCGCATCTGAAGAATTCTTTGCAGAGCTTCATCTATAAGCTGGAAAATGAATATGACAGATTGACTTG GCCCTCAGTGCTGGACAACTTTGCCCTTTTGTCAGGGCAGTTAAACACAGTGAATAAACTCTTACGAAATGAGAAAACTCCATCTTACCGGAATCAAGTCATCATTCCCCTCCTGCTGTCCCCAGATAGAGATGAAGAGTTAGCG AAACTTACAGAGCAGAGGGTGCCCGTCTTCAGTCATGAGATCGTGCCAGACCACCTCAGAACAAAGCCGGACCCAGAAGTGGAGGAGCAAGAAAAACAGCTAAGCACAGAAGCTGCCAGGATTGGACCTGAAGTAGCTCAG aAACAGATCCAGACAATGAATAAACTGTGCTCAAGCCTTTTGGAAAAGCTCAACAATCCTCGTGACGATCGAGAGGCAGAAACTGCAG ccATGCGGCAGAACAAACCGTCGTTCAACCCGACAGATACCACTGCCCTGGTGGCAGCGGTGAGCTTTGGCAAGGGACTTTCAAAATGCAGGCCCCCTGGCCCAGTCACCCCTGGCCATCCAGGACAGCCCATGATGACAGGTGGACCCACACTGCAGCAGGTCACCATCGCTGGCAATTCTGGGCACCAAGCAGGCATGGGAGCATCAGTGGCTCAGCAGCAGTCTGGTCAACCTG GGAAAATGCCGAGTAGCATTAAGACCAATATTAAGTCTGCTTCTGGTTCAATGCATCCTTACAATCGGTGA